GACGGATGCGGCGCTCCTTCATCAGAGCCAGGGCATCGTGGATGGAGGTCTTGGGGCCAACGGTGATCACCGGCGTGGTCATGCGGTCGCGTACCAGCATGAGAGACCCTCCTTCGCTGTCCACCTCAACCATAGTAGCCCCCGCAGGCGGAGGGATCGGGTAAAAGCCCGATTTTCCCTCAGGTGCTGTCACGCCCACAGTCGCCACCGTCCCTGCAGGCTGCTATGCCATTCATGCACGCCGCAGGCGTTACCAGGTCACACCCCGTGCATGACCACCACCACGGCCTCCCCGTCCCCGCACCAGCCTACTCGACAGGCAGATGGCGCTGGTAGAGGAGCCGGTCCCGGTCATCCCGCCACTCCAGCGCGATCCCCTCCGGGGCGATGCGCATCCAGCCATAGTTGAACGACCCGGTAGTCGACCAGAGGGTCTCCGGTCGGCCCTCCGCCCGGGCGGTGCGTGCCAGGCTGGCCGCCAGCGGGCTGGCGATGGCCTCGTAGAGCCCTTCCGGATGACGCAGCAACGCGGCGTAGTGGGTGTCGCCCACCAGGAAGACGACGTTGGCGATCCTGCGCCCGGCGATGAAGCGCAGGATCTCGTCGCGCTCGAAGGCGTAGCCCTCCCAGGAATCCGCGCCATGGTGACGGAGAGGCACGGTGCTGACCACTACTTTTACCTTCGCTGCCGACCGCGCCAGGCCGTCCAGCAGCCACCGTTTCTGCGCGCGGCCGAGCATCGTCTTCTCTGGCCCATCCAGGCGGAACGCAGGAGTCCGGTACTGCCGGGTGTCCAGGATGAAGAACTCCGCGGTGCGCCCCCAGCGGAAGCTGCGGTAGAGGCGTTTGGGATCCTCGGATGAAGTCCGGATTGGCCAGAACTCCAGGAAGGCGCGCAGGCCGGTCTCCAGCCGGATGTGCTCGGAGTCGAAGTTGTTCTCGACCTCGTGGTCATCCCAGATCACCCAGCTCGCCACCGTGGCCAGGTACTCGCGCAGTAACGGATCGCCGCGGTTGATCTGGTACTTCTGCCGGTATTCCTCCAGGGTGGTCGCCCGGAAGGTCCCCAGGTCGGTGTAGACGGTGTCGCCCAGGAACAGGAAGAGGTCGGCGCCGCGCGCGCGCATCGCCTGGAAGATCCGGAACGGCCTGAATTCCTCGGCGGTGTCGGCGCCCCACATCAGGGTGACCGGCTGGTCGCGGTCGGGGGGCGGTGGGGTGACGAACGTCCCGACGGGGCTGGGCCCCTCCCCGGTCGCGAACCGGTACGCGTAGCGGCGGCCGGGCTCCAGGCCCGTGAGGTCGACCTTCAGCGTGTAGCCGGTCTCAGGACCGGTGGTGAACGGCCCGGTGACGCGCGCCCCGACCAGCACAGGATCTGTCCCGTACTCCACCCGCACAGAGCCGGAGGTGTGGGTGCGGGACCAGAGGACCGCGCTGGTCGCCGTGACGTCCCCGGCGGCGATCCCCTGGGGGAAGAGCTCGTGCGCGCGTCCAGGCAGCGCTCCCACGCCCGCCGCCACCAGCATGGCCAGAAGCCAACTGACCGATAAGTGCCGAAAGCCGCGCCGGGCCACAGGCATGGGGGATCCTTGCTAGAACTTCATTCCCGCGCGGGCGATCCCCTGGACGAAATACCGCTGGAGGACGAAGAAGAGCACGAGGATCCACCAGTGGCGTCCGCCCGTGTCTCGTGCCCGATCCGGACTCCTCCTTTACCGGCTCGCCACGCACACGACGACGCTCCGGGTCACCGTGATGCGGGGCACGACGTTCTGGTAAACTTGTGCACGGCGAGGTGGCGCAATGGGCACGTTCCGGTACGCTATCCGCATCGGCCGCCTCGATGGCTCAGCCTTTGAAAGTGTCGAGGCGCTGGTTGACACTGGAGCCACGTACACGCGGGTGCCCAGGCTTGTCCTGGAGCGACTGGGGGTCGCCCCGAGCACCCGGCGGCGCCTGCAGACGGCCACAGGCCAGATCATTGAACGCGACGCCGGCCCGGCGCTGGTGACGGTAGACGGTGAGACCGTGGCCACGACGTGCATCTTCGGGGATCCCGACTCCGTGCCACTGCTCGGCGCGGTGACCCTGGAAGAGTGCGGGCTAGCCGTAGACCCCATTCGCCAGCAATTGGTTCCCGTCCTGGGGCTGCTGGCCGCACAGCCCATCCAGGAATCCTGACCCTGTGGGGGCCGCACGCAGGTCCACCCACGAGCCCATGCGTAGAGTTGACGTAGTGCTCCGCGACGGGTCGACGGTGCGGCTGCGCCCCGTGCGCCCGGACGACGAGGAGCGGCTGCTGGCCTTCCTCCGCGGGCTATCGGAGGAGTCGCGGGCGCTGCGCTACCTTATCCGCACCAGTGACGAGTTCCTGAGGGAGGAGGCGCATCGGGAAGCACACGTGGACCAGGTGCAGCGCTTTGGCCTCGTGGCCACCACCGGAGCGGAAGAGCGGATCGTCGGCCATGCTGTCTTCGGCCGGCGGGACGCGGAGCGGGCCGAGGTGGCCGTGGCGGTGGCTGACGAGTACCAGGGCAAGGGAATCGGGACCATCCTGCTGGGCCACCTGGCGGACGCCGCCGCCGCCCGGGGCATCCGTGTCTTCGAGGCGGAGGTGCTGGCGAGCAACCACCGCATGCTGCAGCTCTTCCGCGACTGCGGCTTCCCCCTGGAGGTGGAGGTGAAGGCAGGCGAGCTGCACGTGCGCTTCCCCACCGCGGTGACGGAGGAAGCGCGCGCCCTCTTCGAGCAGCGGGAGCGGGTGGCCATGGCCAACGCGCTGCTGCCCTTCTTCCGACCCCGGGGGGTGGCCGTCATCGGCGCCTCGCGGGAGCGCGGCACCATCGGCGCCGAGGTCTTCCACAACCTGCTGGCCTACGGCTTCAACGGTCCCGTCTACCCGGTCAACCCTCAGGCGGCGGTGGTGCAGAGCGTCCCCGCCTACGCCTCGGTGGAGGACATCCCCGGCCCCGTGGACCTGGCGGTGATCGCCGTACCCGCCGCGGCGGTGAACGCCGTCGCCGAGGCGTGCGGCCGCAAGGGGGTGCGTGCCCTGGTGGTCATCTCCGCGGGCTTCGCCGAGACCGGGGAGGAAGGTCGGGCGCGGCAGGCGGAGCTGCTGCGCATCTGCCGCGCCCACGGGATGCGGCTTATAGGCCCCAACTGCATGGGCATTATCAACACCGACCCCGAGGTGCGCCTCAACGCCACCTTCGCCACGGCGGCACCGCCGGAAGGGCGCATCGGCTTCTTTTCCCAGAGCGGCGCCCTGGGGCTGGCCGTGATCGACCATGCGGCTACACTGGGGCTGGGCATCTCCACCTTCGTCTCCGTGGGCAACAAGGCCGATATCTCCGGCAACGACCTGATCACCTACTGGGAGGGCGACCCGCGCACGGACGTCATCCTCCTCTACCTGGAGTCCTTCGGAAACCCCCGGAAGTTTTCGCGCATCGCCCAGCGGGTGGGGCGAAGGAAGCCTATCGCCGCGGTCAAGAGCGGCCGCTCCCGGGCCGGGGCCAGGGCCACCTCCTCCCACACCGGGGCCCTGGTGGCCGCCTCGGAGGTGACGGTGGACGCCCTCTTCCGCCAGGCCGGGGTCATCCGCACCGACACCCTGGAGGAGCTCTTCGACGTGGCCCTGCTGCTGGCGCACCAGCCCGCGCCGCGCGGCCGGCGCGTGGGCATCATCAGCAACGCCGGCGGGCCGGCCATTCTGGCTGCCGACGCCTGCGAGGCGGAGGGCCTGGAGATCCCCCTGCTGGGGGCGGAGACGCAGCAGCGGCTGCGGGAGGTGCTGCCGCCGCAGGCCAGCGTGTCCAACCCGGTGGACATGGTGGCCTCCGCCACCGCCGCCCACTACCGGGAGGTACTGCGCGTCGTCGCCGCAGACCCCGCGGTGGACGCCCTCATCGTCATCTTCATTCCCCCGCTGGTCACGCGCGCCGAGGACGTGGCCGCCGCCATCGTGGAGGGCACGCGGGACCTGCGCGCAGCCAAGCCGGTCCTCACCGTCTTCATGTCGGCGCGGGGGATTCCCCAGATCCTCCGCGCCCCCGACGTGCACGTCCCCTCCTACGCCTTTCCCGAGGATGCAGCCATCGCCCTGGCGCGGGTCACCCGCTACGGGGAGTGGCGCGCCCGCCCCCGCCGCCCACCGCCGCAACTGGACGTGCGCCGCGACGAGGCGGCGGCGGTGGTGGCCGCCGCCCTGCAACGGGGCGCGGGATGGTTGCTCCCTCAGGAGGTAGTGGCGCTTCTCTCCTGCTACGGCCTGCCCCTGGTACGCCAGGAGATGGTGCGCACCCCGGAGGAGGCGGGGGAGGCGGCCGGGCGCATCGGCGGCGAGGTGGCGCTGAAGGCCGTGGGGCCGGAGATCGTGCACAAGACCGAACTGGGCGCGGTGCGGCTGTCCCTGCCCCCGGAGCAGGTCCCCGCCGTCGCGGCGCAGATGGCCGCCGCCCTGGCCGCCCGCGGGGTGAGGCCCGAGGGGTTCCTGGTGCAGGAGATGGTCCCCGCAGGCGTGGAGATGATCGTGGGCGTGGTGCACGACCCGCAGTTTGGGCCCGTGGTCGCCTGCGGCGCGGGCGGGGTGCTGGTGGAGCTGCTGCGCGATGTCTCCGTGCGCCTCACCCCGCTGAACGCGGAGGACGCAGCGGAGATGGTGCAGAGCCTGAAGACCTATCCCCTGCTGGCCGGCTTCCGCGGCCAGCAGGCGCACGACACCGCCGCCCTGCAGGACGCGCTGCTGCGCGTCAGCGCTCTGGTGGAGGACCTCCCGCAGATCGTGGAGCTGGACTGCAACCCCATCATGGTGCTGCAGAAGGGTGCGGCGGTTATCGACGCACGGGTACGCGTGGCCCCCTACGAGCCTCCTCCCCTGGCGGCAGCGCGGGGGGAGATGTAGATGCGCCATGATCCCGGACAGGTTCCCCTCACGCCGGGAGGAGCACTGCCGGCTGTTGGCCTGGGAGACCTGCTGGAGACGGAGCGCTACGACATCCTCTCCATCTCCCCGGACGTTGGATCCCAGCCGGCCGGAGCACCAGGGACAGAATACCGCCTACCGGATCTGACCTGTGGCGGGAACCCGTCCTTCCCTACCGGAAGTAGCCCTCCGGATACGTCTTCCACCCGATAGACGCCCACATGCCGCCGCGGGCACTGTATGGTAAGCTCGGGGATTGACAGGAGGTATGCCCATGCGTGTTGGGGTCTTGACCGGTGGGGGGGACGCGCCGGGACTGAACGCGGCCATCAGGGCGGTAGCCCGCGCCGGGTGGCGGGAGGGCTATACCATCGTCGGCATCCGGAAC
The sequence above is a segment of the Armatimonadota bacterium genome. Coding sequences within it:
- a CDS encoding GNAT family N-acetyltransferase — encoded protein: MRRVDVVLRDGSTVRLRPVRPDDEERLLAFLRGLSEESRALRYLIRTSDEFLREEAHREAHVDQVQRFGLVATTGAEERIVGHAVFGRRDAERAEVAVAVADEYQGKGIGTILLGHLADAAAARGIRVFEAEVLASNHRMLQLFRDCGFPLEVEVKAGELHVRFPTAVTEEARALFEQRERVAMANALLPFFRPRGVAVIGASRERGTIGAEVFHNLLAYGFNGPVYPVNPQAAVVQSVPAYASVEDIPGPVDLAVIAVPAAAVNAVAEACGRKGVRALVVISAGFAETGEEGRARQAELLRICRAHGMRLIGPNCMGIINTDPEVRLNATFATAAPPEGRIGFFSQSGALGLAVIDHAATLGLGISTFVSVGNKADISGNDLITYWEGDPRTDVILLYLESFGNPRKFSRIAQRVGRRKPIAAVKSGRSRAGARATSSHTGALVAASEVTVDALFRQAGVIRTDTLEELFDVALLLAHQPAPRGRRVGIISNAGGPAILAADACEAEGLEIPLLGAETQQRLREVLPPQASVSNPVDMVASATAAHYREVLRVVAADPAVDALIVIFIPPLVTRAEDVAAAIVEGTRDLRAAKPVLTVFMSARGIPQILRAPDVHVPSYAFPEDAAIALARVTRYGEWRARPRRPPPQLDVRRDEAAAVVAAALQRGAGWLLPQEVVALLSCYGLPLVRQEMVRTPEEAGEAAGRIGGEVALKAVGPEIVHKTELGAVRLSLPPEQVPAVAAQMAAALAARGVRPEGFLVQEMVPAGVEMIVGVVHDPQFGPVVACGAGGVLVELLRDVSVRLTPLNAEDAAEMVQSLKTYPLLAGFRGQQAHDTAALQDALLRVSALVEDLPQIVELDCNPIMVLQKGAAVIDARVRVAPYEPPPLAAARGEM
- a CDS encoding alkaline phosphatase D family protein translates to MPVARRGFRHLSVSWLLAMLVAAGVGALPGRAHELFPQGIAAGDVTATSAVLWSRTHTSGSVRVEYGTDPVLVGARVTGPFTTGPETGYTLKVDLTGLEPGRRYAYRFATGEGPSPVGTFVTPPPPDRDQPVTLMWGADTAEEFRPFRIFQAMRARGADLFLFLGDTVYTDLGTFRATTLEEYRQKYQINRGDPLLREYLATVASWVIWDDHEVENNFDSEHIRLETGLRAFLEFWPIRTSSEDPKRLYRSFRWGRTAEFFILDTRQYRTPAFRLDGPEKTMLGRAQKRWLLDGLARSAAKVKVVVSTVPLRHHGADSWEGYAFERDEILRFIAGRRIANVVFLVGDTHYAALLRHPEGLYEAIASPLAASLARTARAEGRPETLWSTTGSFNYGWMRIAPEGIALEWRDDRDRLLYQRHLPVE